From Pantoea sp. Ep11b, the proteins below share one genomic window:
- the umuD gene encoding translesion error-prone DNA polymerase V autoproteolytic subunit — protein sequence MEFIKPADIRAILPLPLYIERVPCGFPSPAQDYVEQRIDLNALMVQHPSATYFVRVSGESMIEAGINDGDMLVVDSSLTAAHGDIVVAAVDGEFTVKRLQLHPCLQLMPMNTKFKPIAIRTEDVLEVFGVVTFVIKATH from the coding sequence GTGGAATTCATTAAACCTGCGGACATTCGCGCTATCCTGCCTTTGCCGCTCTATATCGAACGTGTCCCCTGTGGCTTTCCTTCTCCGGCACAGGATTATGTTGAACAGCGCATCGATCTGAATGCGCTGATGGTTCAGCATCCCAGCGCCACCTATTTTGTCCGCGTCAGCGGCGAGTCGATGATTGAGGCGGGCATTAACGATGGCGATATGCTGGTGGTCGACAGTTCCCTTACTGCCGCCCACGGCGATATTGTGGTCGCCGCCGTCGACGGAGAGTTCACCGTTAAGCGTCTTCAGCTTCACCCCTGCCTGCAACTGATGCCCATGAATACCAAATTCAAACCGATCGCTATCCGCACTGAAGATGTGCTGGAGGTGTTTGGTGTCGTCACCTTTGTGATTAAAGCGACGCATTAA
- a CDS encoding LysR family transcriptional regulator — MQHELQGIQAFVKVAEIGCFTRASNFLHISQPALTRRIKKLEESLGIILFERSTRNIKLTAVGREFLPKAKNLIDLYESSILNIREMATHQRGLVTLSCLPTAAFYFLPAAIKDYNNRYPHIRIRILEHSASDCLEAVLNGDADFGINMINITHPNIDFTPLVNEPFVLACRRDHPLAQKPLVMWDDLAGLRLIGVRRSSGNRSLIDEALESVAFKPDWFYEVRHLSTSLGMVEAGLGVAVVPNLAMPVNEHHILVSRPLVEPVIRRTLGLVQRRETALSPAAEKFREQLLQLWSQEASSPWIGQFTT, encoded by the coding sequence ATGCAGCACGAACTTCAGGGCATTCAGGCATTTGTTAAGGTTGCAGAAATCGGATGTTTTACACGCGCATCTAATTTTCTTCACATTTCACAACCTGCATTAACACGCAGAATAAAAAAACTCGAAGAAAGTCTCGGGATAATATTATTTGAGCGATCGACACGAAATATAAAACTGACCGCTGTTGGCCGGGAGTTTTTGCCTAAAGCAAAGAATTTAATCGACTTATATGAAAGTTCTATTCTGAATATCCGCGAAATGGCAACCCACCAGCGCGGTCTGGTTACCCTCTCCTGTCTGCCTACGGCCGCATTTTACTTTCTGCCCGCTGCGATCAAAGATTATAACAATCGCTATCCCCACATTCGTATCCGGATCCTTGAGCACAGCGCCAGCGACTGTCTCGAAGCGGTGCTAAATGGCGATGCAGATTTCGGCATAAATATGATTAACATCACACATCCCAATATCGATTTTACTCCTCTCGTAAATGAACCCTTTGTTCTGGCCTGTCGTCGCGATCATCCGCTGGCGCAGAAACCGCTGGTCATGTGGGATGATCTGGCAGGTTTAAGGCTGATTGGGGTGCGGCGATCCAGCGGAAACCGGTCCCTGATCGATGAGGCGCTGGAGAGTGTCGCGTTTAAGCCAGACTGGTTTTATGAGGTCAGACATCTCTCCACCTCACTGGGCATGGTGGAAGCAGGCCTGGGTGTGGCGGTGGTGCCGAATCTGGCGATGCCCGTGAATGAGCATCACATTCTGGTCAGCCGTCCACTGGTTGAGCCAGTTATCCGGCGCACGCTGGGGCTGGTGCAGCGGCGGGAAACCGCCCTCAGTCCGGCCGCTGAGAAATTCAGAGAGCAGTTGCTGCAGCTCTGGTCGCAGGAAGCCAGCAGTCCATGGATTGGTCAGTTCACGACCTGA
- a CDS encoding 4-oxalomesaconate tautomerase: MLKIPCVLMRGGTSKGPVILASDLPVNTAARDAVLLGLMGAGHELEIDGIGGGSPQTSKVAIVSPSTSPDADVDYLFVQVMVNERRVDTTPNCGNMLCAVGPFAIEKGLVRATGPVTMVRIRNLNTGTLVDAEVQTPEGVVRYEGDTHIDGVPGTAAPLALTFLNSAGCKTGQLLPTGNVIDRIDGTEVTCIDMAMPMVLIDAAQLGKSGDERPAELEADRAFMTRLEHLRRQAGRAMGLGDVSDKVIPKPVLLSRPRAGGTINVRYFMPHACHRSLAITGSIGIATATRIKGSVAWKIISGQPEIASAPVINIEHPGGKISVSLTNDSNEIEKTRAAVIRTCRKLFEGEVCVPDVVISEAV; the protein is encoded by the coding sequence ATGCTGAAAATTCCTTGCGTATTAATGCGTGGCGGTACCTCAAAAGGCCCCGTTATTCTGGCCAGCGACCTGCCGGTTAATACTGCGGCGCGCGATGCGGTGCTACTGGGGCTGATGGGCGCAGGTCATGAACTTGAAATTGATGGGATTGGTGGGGGAAGCCCGCAGACCAGCAAAGTTGCCATCGTCAGCCCGTCGACCAGCCCGGACGCCGATGTCGACTATCTGTTCGTCCAGGTCATGGTCAACGAGCGACGCGTGGATACCACCCCTAACTGCGGCAACATGCTCTGTGCAGTGGGACCTTTCGCTATTGAAAAGGGGCTCGTCCGCGCAACCGGGCCTGTCACCATGGTGCGTATTCGTAACCTCAACACCGGCACACTGGTTGACGCAGAAGTGCAGACGCCGGAGGGGGTTGTGCGTTATGAAGGCGACACGCACATCGATGGTGTGCCGGGCACCGCGGCTCCGCTGGCGCTGACATTCCTGAATTCAGCTGGCTGTAAAACCGGTCAGCTGCTGCCAACCGGCAACGTCATCGATCGTATCGATGGCACAGAGGTAACCTGCATTGATATGGCGATGCCGATGGTGCTTATCGATGCGGCACAGCTGGGAAAATCGGGTGATGAAAGACCGGCTGAACTGGAGGCTGACCGCGCATTTATGACGCGTCTGGAGCATCTCCGCCGTCAGGCTGGCAGGGCGATGGGATTGGGTGATGTTTCAGATAAAGTGATCCCTAAACCCGTGCTGCTGAGCAGACCCCGCGCTGGCGGCACGATTAATGTTCGTTACTTTATGCCGCACGCCTGCCACCGATCGCTGGCAATTACCGGTTCCATTGGTATTGCGACGGCCACCCGAATTAAAGGCTCAGTGGCGTGGAAAATTATTTCAGGCCAGCCTGAAATCGCCTCTGCCCCTGTGATTAATATCGAGCATCCCGGCGGGAAAATTTCCGTTTCTCTCACCAACGACAGCAATGAAATTGAAAAGACACGGGCCGCCGTTATCAGGACCTGCCGGAAACTTTTTGAAGGCGAGGTTTGTGTGCCGGACGTGGTCATCTCCGAAGCTGTTTAA
- a CDS encoding MFS transporter — protein sequence MTKTKNKENNAASEVNAGAYIRIILALALSGLAELASLFFIQPLLPVLAIEYEVPVSQVSIILSAETAMLAIGLLFTGTLSDHYGRKRLIIVSLLLGGVLTILCPLANSWALLVTLRAVIGLSLSGIAAAATAYISEEVAPVVAGIVTGYFVFGNSMGGMSGRIIASQLIDYVSINTIFYGFAVSLILVAILVKFLLPASRNFKPTENLNVLCVVKGAAAHFKNRHLSLVFVISFIIFGVFTSLYNYLAFFLKGEPFNISHANAGLISFSFALSFFTAPQAGRLAEKYGSMNVLRTLFAIMALGMLLTLVNQVVIFIVGAVIFTACFFGCHAIGLRWVSKNATHARGQAVALYLFFYYMGGSLIGFINGFVFHATGWHGMTGFIIALLVVAAIVATSLSGSEQKRPMAVAPMK from the coding sequence ATGACTAAAACGAAAAACAAGGAAAACAACGCTGCGAGCGAGGTTAACGCTGGGGCGTATATTCGTATTATTCTGGCACTGGCTTTATCCGGACTGGCTGAACTGGCCTCTCTTTTCTTTATTCAGCCACTGCTTCCGGTGCTGGCTATTGAATATGAGGTGCCTGTCAGCCAGGTCAGTATTATTCTCTCCGCCGAAACGGCAATGCTGGCAATAGGGCTGCTATTCACCGGCACGTTATCCGATCACTATGGCAGAAAGCGATTAATTATCGTGTCGCTGCTGCTGGGCGGCGTACTGACGATCCTTTGCCCGCTGGCGAATTCCTGGGCGCTGTTAGTAACTCTGCGGGCCGTAATCGGTCTTTCACTCAGCGGTATTGCAGCGGCGGCAACCGCCTATATCAGTGAAGAAGTAGCCCCTGTTGTGGCGGGGATTGTTACCGGCTATTTTGTTTTTGGTAATTCGATGGGCGGCATGTCAGGACGTATCATTGCCAGCCAGTTAATTGACTATGTTTCCATCAATACCATCTTCTATGGATTTGCCGTCAGCCTGATCCTTGTGGCGATTCTGGTCAAATTCCTGCTGCCCGCCTCCAGAAACTTTAAACCGACGGAAAACCTGAACGTGCTGTGTGTGGTTAAGGGCGCGGCCGCGCATTTTAAAAACAGACATCTCTCCCTGGTATTTGTTATCAGCTTCATCATATTTGGCGTGTTTACGTCGCTTTATAACTATCTGGCTTTCTTTCTTAAAGGCGAACCTTTTAATATCTCTCATGCCAACGCAGGGCTGATTTCATTCAGTTTTGCCCTGAGTTTCTTTACCGCGCCTCAGGCAGGTCGGCTGGCCGAGAAATATGGCAGTATGAACGTGCTCAGAACACTTTTCGCTATTATGGCGCTGGGAATGCTGCTGACACTGGTTAATCAGGTGGTGATATTTATTGTCGGTGCCGTGATTTTCACTGCCTGTTTCTTTGGCTGTCACGCCATTGGTCTGCGCTGGGTCAGTAAAAATGCCACCCATGCACGCGGTCAGGCGGTCGCGCTCTATCTGTTTTTTTATTACATGGGCGGTTCGCTGATTGGTTTTATTAACGGCTTTGTATTTCATGCCACAGGCTGGCATGGCATGACGGGCTTTATCATTGCGCTGCTGGTGGTGGCGGCCATTGTCGCAACCTCTTTATCCGGCAGTGAACAGAAAAGGCCGATGGCCGTGGCCCCGATGAAATAA
- a CDS encoding fumarylacetoacetate hydrolase family protein, producing the protein MKLASYSHKGRKSYGIFTDNGIIDLESKIGQTYPDLKNLLQQDAIEIARRYQNNPIDLMASEIVFLPVIEAPGKIFCVGMNYAEKRREFSETCDAPTLFVRFPDSQTGHGTPVVKPALSNEFDYEGELAVIIGKPGFNIAVSDAMQHVAGYSCYMDGSVRDWQHAWFTAGKNWPHTGAFGPSMTTVDEIPDPHALSIQTWLNGRMVQNDSTANMIHKVADLISYITTFTSLSAGDVIITGSPGGVGKKRTPPLFMYEGDQVDVVIEHIGHLSNIVVESDARHQLLAS; encoded by the coding sequence ATGAAATTAGCCAGCTACAGCCATAAAGGGCGTAAAAGCTACGGTATTTTTACAGACAACGGAATTATAGATCTGGAAAGTAAAATCGGTCAGACCTATCCCGATCTGAAAAATTTACTACAGCAGGATGCCATAGAGATAGCCAGACGTTATCAAAATAACCCGATCGATCTCATGGCCAGCGAGATTGTCTTTTTACCCGTCATTGAAGCACCGGGAAAAATATTCTGCGTGGGAATGAATTATGCGGAAAAACGCAGAGAGTTTTCTGAGACCTGCGATGCGCCGACGCTGTTTGTTCGTTTCCCTGACTCCCAGACCGGCCATGGCACACCGGTTGTCAAACCGGCGTTATCCAACGAATTTGATTATGAAGGCGAGCTGGCGGTCATTATCGGTAAGCCCGGCTTCAATATCGCAGTGAGCGACGCCATGCAGCATGTTGCAGGCTACAGCTGCTACATGGATGGATCCGTGCGGGACTGGCAACACGCCTGGTTTACCGCCGGAAAAAACTGGCCGCATACAGGCGCTTTTGGACCCAGCATGACCACCGTGGATGAAATCCCGGATCCTCACGCGCTGTCGATTCAGACCTGGCTGAATGGACGGATGGTCCAGAATGACTCCACCGCAAACATGATCCACAAAGTAGCCGACCTGATCAGCTACATCACCACCTTCACTTCGCTCAGTGCCGGTGATGTCATTATCACCGGTTCCCCTGGCGGAGTCGGTAAAAAGCGCACGCCGCCACTTTTCATGTACGAAGGCGACCAGGTGGATGTCGTGATTGAACATATCGGGCACTTATCCAACATCGTTGTGGAGTCTGACGCCCGGCATCAGTTGCTGGCGTCATAA
- the citC gene encoding [citrate (pro-3S)-lyase] ligase, which produces MYSDQALTFETMDTHNVARREEVARFLTSNGLGIDDDIEQFVVARCHRDLVACAGIAGNTLKCIAVETGWRRTSLGLKVIHEAEVQAIQNGEHQLFLLTTPDNVKAFRGCGFYPLVTLDHRATLMENTPVGIQHYCRKLRAHHRVMAANVGGIVMNANPFTSGHLYLIEQAAKACDWLHVFVVGEDLSAFSFQDRFAMVKEGARHLKTVTVHPGSRYIISRGTFPGYFLKEKQIVNEVYAAIDLILFRQYIAPALNIRQRFVGTEPFCKVTAQYNRAMHHWLEDETIMTDAAVRVNEIPRITDENNLPISASAVRRALKKNDLNTVKRMVPATTMPYLIRWLSHHLFTESDCGLANV; this is translated from the coding sequence ATGTATAGCGATCAGGCGCTGACGTTTGAAACGATGGATACGCATAACGTGGCGCGACGGGAAGAGGTGGCTCGTTTTCTTACGAGTAATGGGTTAGGCATTGACGATGATATTGAACAGTTCGTTGTGGCTCGCTGCCACCGGGATCTGGTGGCCTGTGCCGGAATTGCGGGGAATACGCTGAAATGCATCGCGGTGGAAACGGGCTGGCGCAGAACCTCTCTGGGTCTGAAGGTCATTCATGAGGCGGAGGTGCAGGCTATTCAGAATGGCGAACACCAGCTGTTTCTCCTGACCACGCCGGACAATGTGAAGGCGTTCCGGGGATGCGGATTTTACCCACTGGTGACGCTTGATCATCGCGCCACACTGATGGAGAACACGCCTGTAGGTATCCAGCATTACTGCCGAAAGTTGCGCGCTCATCATCGGGTGATGGCCGCCAATGTGGGCGGAATTGTGATGAACGCTAATCCCTTTACCTCAGGCCATCTCTACCTGATTGAGCAGGCCGCAAAGGCCTGCGACTGGCTTCACGTCTTTGTTGTCGGGGAGGATTTGTCGGCTTTCTCTTTTCAGGATCGCTTCGCGATGGTTAAAGAGGGGGCGCGCCATTTAAAAACGGTCACCGTTCATCCCGGCTCCCGGTATATTATTTCGCGCGGTACATTTCCGGGCTATTTTCTGAAAGAGAAACAAATCGTTAATGAAGTTTATGCCGCAATCGATTTAATTCTTTTTCGCCAGTATATCGCTCCGGCCTTAAATATCCGGCAACGCTTTGTAGGCACCGAGCCTTTCTGCAAAGTTACTGCGCAATATAATCGTGCAATGCATCACTGGCTGGAGGACGAAACCATCATGACAGACGCAGCGGTCAGGGTAAATGAGATCCCCCGGATAACGGATGAAAATAATCTGCCGATATCCGCCTCTGCGGTAAGGCGGGCACTGAAAAAAAATGACCTCAATACGGTTAAGCGAATGGTTCCGGCCACCACGATGCCTTATTTAATCCGCTGGCTGTCACATCATTTATTTACGGAGTCCGACTGCGGCCTGGCGAATGTCTGA
- the citD gene encoding citrate lyase acyl carrier protein, whose protein sequence is MKIVKAAIAGTLESSDLVVKVSPGDEGLDIIIHSEVYKQFGEQITAVVKETLSAFDITQGEIIVEDKGALDCVIRARVQAAILRGTASETIAWEKL, encoded by the coding sequence ATGAAAATAGTTAAAGCGGCCATAGCCGGCACGCTGGAATCCAGCGATCTGGTTGTTAAAGTCAGCCCCGGCGATGAGGGTCTGGATATTATTATTCACAGCGAGGTTTACAAACAGTTCGGGGAGCAGATTACGGCGGTTGTTAAAGAAACGCTTTCTGCTTTTGATATCACGCAGGGCGAAATTATTGTCGAAGACAAAGGGGCGCTGGATTGTGTCATCCGGGCCAGAGTGCAGGCGGCGATATTACGCGGAACAGCGAGTGAAACCATAGCGTGGGAAAAACTATGA